The genomic window AACGGAAAATTCAAAATAACCCAAAAGATTGGGCGGTTTTTAAAAACACCCATGAGCCGATTATTGACCAAGCAACTTTTGACCTAGTCCAGAAGATGAGACAAAAGCGCCGTCGCAATACTAAATCCAACCGAGTAGGTTTATTTTCTGGTTTAGTCTATTGTGCGGATTGTAAAAATCGACACTATTTTAATACTGGTAAAAGTGTTTCTCCAAACCAAGAAAGATACACTTGTTCTGGCTTTCCAAGTCGTTTTATTGATTGCGATAACGCTCACTATATCCGTGAAATGAAACTAACTGAAATTGTCTTAAATGATGTAAATGATAAAATTAATTTTCTAAAGCAACATGAAAAGCAATTTACAGAAAGTCTAGCCAAGCGAGCTAAAACCGACCAGCAGAAAGAACTAAAGAAAGCCGAAAAGCGTGTTATTGAAGCCAAGAAACGAGCGAACGAACTTGATAACATTATTAAACGATTGTATGAAGATAATGTTTTAGGCAAGCTCTCAGATGAGCGCTTTACTATTCTTTCTAAAGATTATGAGTTTGAACAGTCCGAACTAAAACAAGAAATTGACGAACTCGAAATCCGACTTTCTAAACAAAAGGAAGATGTAAAGAACGTCCAGAAATTTCTTGAGATTGTCCGAAAATATACCACGCTTGAAAGCTTAACACCTAGTATTGTGAATGAACTCATTGACCGAATCGAAATTCACAAACCAGATAAAAGCACCGGCAAGCGAATCCAACAAATAGATATTTACTACAGATTTGTTGGAAAGCTAGACGAAATTTAAAGCTAACAAAAGACCCGACAAGCTTTCACTTGTCGGGTAGTATCTCAATTTAGTAGGTTATGGGCGCCTAGCTAAGACAGCAACGTTTTTCATGTTTCCTAAAAAACGTTGCTGTCTTTCTGTTTAACGATAGCGTTCCAAAAAATGTTCGTAGCTACTTAATTCTGCTTGAAGTGCTGATAGACGCTGATTGATGATCTGCCAATCCACAGACTGGGCAGGAGAAACATAGAACTCGCTTAAGCCGGCTTTTGGGAAGTAGAGCCCTTTGAGACAATGATAAACCTCTGAATTCTTTTTTGAATTATCTTCTTCATATAGAATGGCTAGGATGTTTTCAACTTGTTTGATTGTTGATGTTGGAGCGCCGTAGCTTGTTACTATCTGAAACAGTTCTTTCAACAATAAGGCAAGTTCTGCCAATTGGATGTCATTCATCTTCTAAACAGCCCCATCTTATTATTTCATAAAGCCTTGAACAGTTCCAACGATCATAGGAATGAATGTACCTATGAAAACCAATAGGATTGCTGATTTTTGAATAAATGTAAGTTCTTTGAATTGTTTGGCAAATCCAACTATCAGGAGGATAGCACCAAAAAAACTGATAAAACTTGCGATAATGTAGATTTGATTCATAATACAACCCTCATTTTCTTTTTTAGATAAATCCTATTAAATAGCCTATTGCGCGAAAGAATTTTTATTCTCACTTAAGCCTATTCTATTCGTGGCGTGATCGCAATAGTGAAAATTATCTAAAGACATTCGTTTGCACTTTAATAGACGACAGGTAGCTTTTGTCTATAGTGCAGGAAAACGTCAACGAGCTTTTTCATTTAAGTTAGTAGGATTCATCTATTATTATACACATAACTGAAAGTGGCTGACTATTGGTTTTTAGGTCAAATTAAAAAGAGCATTCAAAGTCGATTCGAATGCTCTAATTTATAACCACTATTACAGGAGTTTAAAAAAATTTTATCAGTTTTTTATATTTTTTGCAGAAACAATCAACATCATAGGTCTGCGCATCTCATCCACCATTCCCGGAATAGTCATCATATGTTTCGGTGGCATAGGCTCAACAACTCGCTGCACCTGAAATCCATTTGTCAGTAATCCATCGATGTAAGTTGTCAGCGTTTTATGGTATTTCGTTACTTCTTCTCCTAGAAACTCTGCTGTTCGTTTTCCTTCATAGAAGTAATTATCTACAGGGAAATGAAGAATGGTTCCATCTTCAGCATAGGTCCATTGCTGTGTTCCTTCAGCTGTAAACACAGGATGTTCGACAGAGAAGATGAATATTCCATTGGGTTTCAAGGCTTTGTGTAGATGTGCCGCAACTTTTTCGAATGAAGGGACATAGTGCAACGCAAGGGAACTTAGAACAATATCAAAGTTATTTTCTGGAAAATCGATGTCTTCAATTCCAGCTTGAATGTAGTTGACCTGCGGGAAGGATGTCTTTGATCGAGCGGTTTCCAGCATTTTCTCAGATAAGTCTACTCCGATTACTGAAGCGGCTCCATGTTCAGCAGCATAAATGCAGTGCCAGCCATATCCGCAGCCAAGGTCTAAGACCGCTTTATTTTTAAAGTCAGGAAGTAGCTGCTTAAGTGTTTGCCATTCACCGGCGCCATCCAATCCTTTCTGTGAGCGTTCCATCTGGCTATATTTTTCAAAAAAAGTCTGGTTATCATAAGTGTTTTCTTTCATGTTGTTTTCCTCCATGTAAATTTATTTGTCTTCTCTATTCACATGGAGATATTCTCTTTTATGGGCAATCATCTCATCACCTACATTTCTGGTTTGATAGTCTTATCTTACCACATTAGTGCAGCAATCGTCACAATAGAAAATTTTGAAATAGTACTCTGAAAATTCCAAGTAGTGCGCACAATCTTTTCTTATATACATTTTCCTAGCTACTAAGGATTTCTGATATTTCGTAGTATACTAAGTGGAGTGAAGCAATATACAGGAGGCTAAAAATGAATGAAGTGACCTATGCACATATGCTAATGAATGAAATGGACAACTTTTTTGATGCGAAAAGCTTTTGGTCAGAAGCTTATCAGGAACATGCCTATGATGTGGTGAAAATTTTTAAGAATTTTGATTATCCGGAAGCAGCAGTTGTCCCTATATTACAGGGAATAGAAAGACAAACG from Enterococcus sp. 9E7_DIV0242 includes these protein-coding regions:
- a CDS encoding class I SAM-dependent methyltransferase, with the protein product MKENTYDNQTFFEKYSQMERSQKGLDGAGEWQTLKQLLPDFKNKAVLDLGCGYGWHCIYAAEHGAASVIGVDLSEKMLETARSKTSFPQVNYIQAGIEDIDFPENNFDIVLSSLALHYVPSFEKVAAHLHKALKPNGIFIFSVEHPVFTAEGTQQWTYAEDGTILHFPVDNYFYEGKRTAEFLGEEVTKYHKTLTTYIDGLLTNGFQVQRVVEPMPPKHMMTIPGMVDEMRRPMMLIVSAKNIKN